One genomic segment of Salinigranum rubrum includes these proteins:
- a CDS encoding helix-turn-helix transcriptional regulator has product MNDTLDDIRFLGDSKHRAVVLDRLSERPCSRATLREATGASSATVGRILQSFEERGWLTREGSTYRLTAVGTFVAGSFARFRRELALADELTELLPHLPLDEIGIGVDRLDDAFVTRATQTNPFAVVSRVRELELDSDTALSLTDFFPEPCIDGRYEAIVDGTQTFEAVFAPVVIRAAMASDSADKFAAIVASDRTEIGVYDGPIPQPVMFHDGTACLVVRDEENISIGMIETDDPTVVEWVLALFERFQADATPLSRVDLVEPLEEVLSRA; this is encoded by the coding sequence ATGAACGATACGCTCGACGACATTCGTTTCCTCGGGGACTCCAAGCACCGGGCGGTGGTGCTCGACCGCCTCAGCGAGCGTCCGTGCTCCCGTGCGACCCTGCGGGAGGCGACCGGTGCGTCCTCGGCTACGGTCGGGCGTATCCTCCAGTCGTTCGAGGAGCGGGGGTGGCTCACGCGCGAGGGCTCGACGTACCGACTCACGGCCGTCGGAACGTTCGTCGCGGGGTCGTTTGCGCGGTTCCGCCGCGAACTCGCGCTCGCGGACGAACTCACGGAACTCCTCCCACACCTGCCGCTCGACGAGATCGGTATCGGCGTCGACCGACTGGACGACGCGTTCGTCACGCGGGCAACGCAGACGAACCCGTTCGCCGTCGTCTCGCGCGTCCGCGAACTCGAACTCGACTCCGACACGGCGCTGAGCCTGACCGACTTCTTCCCCGAGCCCTGCATCGACGGGCGGTACGAGGCCATCGTCGACGGCACGCAGACGTTCGAGGCGGTGTTCGCGCCGGTCGTCATCAGGGCGGCCATGGCCTCGGACTCGGCCGACAAGTTCGCCGCCATCGTCGCGTCGGACCGTACAGAAATCGGAGTCTACGACGGGCCGATTCCCCAGCCCGTGATGTTCCACGACGGGACGGCCTGTCTCGTCGTCCGCGACGAGGAGAACATCTCCATCGGGATGATCGAGACCGACGACCCCACGGTGGTCGAGTGGGTGTTGGCGCTGTTCGAGCGCTTTCAGGCGGACGCGACGCCGCTCTCACGGGTCGACCTCGTCGAACCGCTCGAAGAGGTCCTGAGTCGGGCCTGA
- a CDS encoding ribbon-helix-helix protein, CopG family, whose amino-acid sequence MGNKNKTISFRVNEDSFETLREIAEERDISLSAVFRDYVDTLVAHDGQVRVVPEHELKQLQQSEEDSESFPPKVKVPKSFIREHERLELEAEHLREQLEEHKGYVNYLREQLEAHDDDEEVIQLEDLDAGERDEPSFRLG is encoded by the coding sequence ATGGGCAACAAGAACAAAACGATCTCCTTCCGCGTCAACGAGGACTCCTTCGAGACGCTCCGAGAGATCGCAGAGGAGCGGGACATCTCGCTGTCCGCCGTCTTCCGCGACTACGTCGACACGCTCGTTGCCCACGATGGCCAGGTGAGAGTCGTCCCCGAACACGAACTCAAACAGCTCCAGCAGAGCGAGGAGGACTCCGAGAGCTTCCCGCCGAAGGTGAAGGTGCCGAAGAGCTTCATCCGCGAGCACGAACGCCTCGAACTGGAGGCCGAACACCTCCGCGAGCAACTGGAGGAGCACAAGGGGTACGTCAACTACCTCCGCGAACAGCTGGAGGCGCACGACGACGACGAGGAGGTCATCCAGCTCGAAGACCTCGACGCCGGCGAGCGCGACGAACCGTCGTTCCGGCTGGGCTGA
- the hutU gene encoding urocanate hydratase: MDSDTSEAHRFEVGTPSEQWRRYQGAPTGTDIECEGWRQEAALRMLNNNLDPEVAERPEDLVVYGGTGRAARSWDAYDAILDELRSLASDETLLVQSGKPVGRFRTHERAPRVLIANSNLVGRWDDWAHFHELEAKGLMMYGQMTAGSWAYIGTQGIIQGTYETLAELARQEFGAGEGDEDDGAGLRGRLVVTGGLGGMGGAQPLAVTMNGGVCLAAEVSGSRIDRRIETRYLDERVDDLDEALSRAEAAVEAGDPYSVGVRMNAADLLEGLLARDVVPDVVTDQTSAHDELDGYYPSGYSVAEADRLRERDPQGYVEASLDTMVRHVEAILELQERGAVAFEYGNNIRGQVEAHRNLNHAFDFPGFVPAYIRPLFCRGKGPFRWIALSGDPADIHRTDDLVTELFPDEPHLHRWIDLARDRVAFQGLPARVCWLGYGSEDGLTERARFALAMNDLVRTGEISAPIVVTRDHLDAGSVASPNRETEAMRDGSDAVADWPVLNALVNCAAGADIVSVHDGGGVGIGNSLHANNHVVLDGSELAAEKARAVFTTDPGMGVIRHADAGYPEALDEARRSNVHVPMGEGGEEDA, translated from the coding sequence ATGGACTCCGACACCAGCGAGGCACACCGATTCGAGGTCGGAACGCCCTCCGAACAGTGGCGGCGGTACCAGGGCGCGCCGACCGGCACCGACATCGAGTGCGAGGGGTGGCGGCAGGAGGCGGCGCTCCGCATGCTCAACAACAACCTCGACCCCGAGGTGGCCGAACGGCCCGAAGACCTGGTCGTCTACGGCGGCACCGGCAGGGCCGCGCGGTCGTGGGATGCCTACGACGCCATCCTCGACGAACTCCGTTCCCTGGCGTCGGACGAGACGCTCCTCGTCCAGTCGGGCAAGCCGGTGGGACGGTTCCGCACTCACGAGCGCGCACCGCGGGTGCTCATCGCCAACTCCAACCTCGTCGGACGGTGGGACGACTGGGCGCACTTTCACGAACTCGAAGCGAAGGGGCTGATGATGTACGGGCAGATGACCGCCGGGTCGTGGGCGTACATCGGCACCCAGGGCATCATCCAGGGGACGTACGAGACGCTCGCGGAACTCGCCCGACAGGAGTTCGGTGCGGGTGAGGGAGACGAGGACGACGGCGCGGGCCTCCGCGGCCGTCTCGTCGTCACCGGCGGCCTCGGCGGGATGGGTGGTGCCCAACCCCTCGCGGTGACGATGAACGGCGGCGTCTGTCTCGCCGCGGAGGTGAGCGGTTCCAGAATCGACCGCCGCATCGAGACGCGCTACCTCGACGAGCGCGTCGACGATCTCGACGAGGCCCTCTCGCGCGCGGAGGCCGCCGTCGAAGCGGGCGACCCCTACTCCGTGGGCGTCCGGATGAACGCCGCCGACCTCCTGGAGGGACTGCTCGCCCGCGACGTCGTTCCCGACGTCGTGACCGACCAGACGAGCGCACACGACGAACTCGACGGCTACTACCCCTCCGGCTACTCCGTTGCGGAGGCCGACCGCCTCCGCGAGCGCGACCCCCAGGGGTACGTCGAGGCGTCGCTCGACACGATGGTCCGGCACGTCGAGGCCATCCTCGAACTCCAGGAGAGGGGAGCGGTCGCGTTCGAGTACGGCAACAACATCCGCGGCCAGGTCGAAGCCCATCGAAATTTGAATCACGCCTTCGACTTCCCGGGCTTCGTCCCCGCGTACATCCGACCCCTGTTCTGCCGGGGGAAGGGGCCCTTCCGCTGGATCGCCCTCTCCGGCGACCCCGCGGACATCCACCGCACGGACGACCTGGTGACGGAACTGTTCCCCGACGAGCCACACCTCCACCGGTGGATCGACCTCGCCCGCGACAGAGTCGCGTTCCAGGGGCTTCCCGCCCGCGTCTGCTGGCTCGGCTACGGGAGCGAGGACGGACTCACCGAACGCGCCCGGTTCGCCCTCGCGATGAACGACCTCGTCCGCACGGGGGAGATTTCGGCACCCATCGTCGTCACGCGCGACCACCTCGACGCCGGCTCCGTCGCCTCGCCGAATCGAGAGACGGAGGCGATGCGGGACGGCTCCGACGCCGTCGCGGACTGGCCCGTTCTCAACGCCCTCGTGAACTGCGCCGCCGGTGCAGACATCGTGAGCGTCCACGACGGCGGCGGCGTCGGCATCGGCAACTCCCTGCACGCGAACAACCACGTCGTCCTCGACGGGAGCGAGTTAGCGGCCGAGAAGGCCCGCGCCGTGTTCACGACCGACCCCGGGATGGGCGTGATTCGCCACGCCGACGCCGGCTACCCGGAGGCGCTCGACGAGGCCCGACGCTCGAACGTTCACGTCCCGATGGGCGAGGGAGGAGAAGAAGACGCATGA
- the hutG gene encoding formimidoylglutamase gives MTGLTSAPTWTSPSDDPNDETFGDVVAPVDHPRAEGCDCDAVLVGEPFDRGVIGRKGAAQGPHAIREMLAGVKTHHFDGPGVGTVGDAGDASLAVDSGDDLPETTRDLQRHLRVVAGAVHDGHAFPVFLGGDNSLTYANCLPLLAAGTLGVVNLDAHLDVREVREDATSGTPYRQLFGAGLDAYACVGARHFETSSEYADYVRDRGGAVVTSEAVGRDVDGAAERALAAMGDVDRVYLSLDVDVLDATAAPGVSAPTPGGITTRECFRLCSLLAREERLAGFEVVECAPPLDREDRTVAAAARAVAHVLAGRRAGIAERAATETEATR, from the coding sequence ATGACCGGCCTCACCAGCGCTCCCACCTGGACGAGCCCCTCGGACGACCCGAACGACGAGACGTTCGGCGACGTCGTCGCCCCCGTCGACCACCCGCGTGCGGAGGGATGCGACTGCGACGCCGTCCTCGTCGGCGAACCGTTCGACCGTGGCGTCATCGGTCGCAAGGGAGCGGCGCAGGGACCCCACGCTATCCGTGAGATGCTCGCGGGGGTGAAAACCCACCACTTCGACGGCCCCGGCGTGGGCACCGTGGGCGACGCGGGCGACGCCTCCCTCGCCGTCGACTCCGGCGACGACCTCCCCGAGACGACCCGTGACCTCCAGCGACACCTCCGTGTGGTCGCCGGGGCGGTCCACGACGGCCACGCCTTCCCCGTCTTCCTCGGCGGCGACAACTCCCTCACCTACGCGAACTGTCTGCCGCTCCTCGCGGCGGGGACGCTCGGCGTGGTCAACCTCGACGCCCACCTCGACGTGCGTGAGGTGCGCGAGGACGCCACGAGCGGCACCCCCTACCGCCAACTGTTCGGGGCGGGACTGGACGCCTACGCCTGCGTCGGCGCCCGGCACTTCGAGACGTCGAGCGAGTACGCGGACTACGTCCGTGACCGAGGTGGGGCCGTCGTGACGAGCGAGGCGGTTGGCCGGGACGTGGACGGCGCCGCGGAGCGGGCACTCGCGGCGATGGGCGACGTCGACCGCGTGTACTTGAGCCTCGACGTGGACGTCCTCGACGCCACCGCGGCACCGGGCGTGAGCGCGCCGACGCCGGGCGGTATCACCACCCGCGAGTGCTTCCGACTGTGCTCCCTGCTCGCCCGCGAGGAGCGCCTCGCCGGCTTCGAGGTGGTCGAGTGTGCTCCCCCGCTCGACCGGGAGGACCGGACTGTCGCCGCGGCGGCACGGGCTGTCGCACACGTACTGGCCGGCAGGCGGGCGGGCATCGCCGAGCGAGCGGCGACCGAGACGGAGGCGACCCGATGA
- the hutI gene encoding imidazolonepropionase: MTPTLDLVVHDAREVVVGPDENENGDDDGLRRHENAGIAVVDGRVAAVGPTNELRRAYPPENARESLDATGKTVVPGFVDAHTHACFAGDRSDEFEAKLRGASYGELLAQGGGILRTVRAVRETSTRELTADLLAHLDVMLAHGTTTVEVKSGYGLDTETELRMLRAMADADDAHPVDVVPTFMGAHAVPQGRTGDDYVEDVVCEQLPAVADQGIARFCDVFCDEGAFTPEQSRRVLDAGRDHGLTPKVHAEELAHTGGARLASQVEAASADHLLRATAADVEALVDADVVPVLLPGTAFSLGGDYADARAMLDAGAPAALATDFNPNCFARSMPFAMTLACVGMRLTPAEALVAATAHAARALDFGAGPGGGERGTLREDAPADLAVVDAPSHTHLAYDFDVNRVERVVKGGEVVHRD, from the coding sequence ATGACCCCGACACTCGACCTCGTCGTTCACGACGCGCGGGAGGTGGTCGTCGGACCGGACGAGAACGAGAACGGGGACGACGACGGCCTCAGACGGCACGAGAACGCCGGAATCGCCGTCGTCGACGGGCGCGTCGCCGCCGTCGGTCCCACGAACGAACTCCGTCGAGCCTACCCACCCGAGAACGCCCGCGAGTCGCTCGACGCGACGGGGAAGACCGTCGTCCCCGGCTTCGTCGACGCCCACACCCACGCCTGCTTCGCCGGCGACCGCTCCGACGAGTTCGAGGCGAAACTCCGGGGCGCGAGTTACGGGGAACTCCTCGCACAGGGCGGCGGCATCCTCCGGACCGTCCGCGCCGTCCGGGAGACGTCGACCCGAGAACTCACCGCCGACCTACTCGCTCACCTCGACGTCATGCTCGCCCACGGGACGACGACCGTCGAGGTGAAGTCGGGGTACGGCCTCGACACCGAGACCGAACTCCGCATGCTCCGGGCGATGGCCGACGCCGACGACGCACACCCCGTCGACGTCGTTCCGACGTTCATGGGCGCACACGCCGTTCCGCAGGGCCGGACCGGGGACGACTACGTCGAGGACGTCGTCTGCGAGCAACTTCCGGCCGTTGCTGACCAGGGTATCGCCCGCTTCTGCGACGTCTTCTGCGACGAGGGCGCGTTCACGCCCGAACAGTCCCGGCGCGTCCTCGACGCCGGGCGCGACCACGGCCTCACGCCGAAGGTCCACGCCGAGGAACTCGCACACACCGGCGGGGCGCGTCTCGCCTCCCAGGTAGAGGCGGCGAGCGCCGACCACCTGCTCCGTGCGACCGCCGCGGACGTCGAAGCGCTCGTCGACGCCGACGTCGTTCCCGTCCTCCTGCCCGGAACGGCGTTCTCGCTCGGCGGCGACTACGCCGACGCGCGGGCGATGCTCGACGCCGGCGCGCCGGCGGCGCTCGCGACCGACTTCAACCCCAACTGCTTCGCCCGGTCGATGCCCTTCGCGATGACGCTCGCCTGCGTCGGCATGCGACTCACGCCCGCGGAGGCGCTGGTCGCCGCGACGGCACACGCCGCGCGTGCGCTCGACTTCGGTGCGGGACCGGGCGGTGGGGAGCGAGGCACGCTCCGCGAGGACGCGCCGGCCGACCTCGCGGTCGTCGACGCCCCCTCTCACACTCACCTCGCGTACGACTTCGACGTGAACCGGGTCGAGCGCGTGGTGAAGGGCGGGGAGGTGGTCCACCGTGACTGA
- the hutH gene encoding histidine ammonia-lyase has protein sequence MTDSPPISLDGTSLTVDEVAAVARDGRRVAVTESAREAVRAGRERVESVLDAGDAVYGLNTGFGDLVDTRIPPDEVDDLQTNLIRSHAAGTGRDLSREEVRALLVVRLNTLLRGYSGVREVVVDHLLTLVNHAVHPVVRSRGSLGASGDLAPLAHLSLVLLGEGEADVEGGSGTERVSGAEALRRVGLDPLTLRAKEGLALINGTQLTTGLAALAVFDAERLLRAADAAGALTTEVTMGSTAACDPAIHDLRPHPGQSASARNVKRLTRDSEIVESHRNCDRVQDAYSIRCLPQVHGAARDAVSHLREAVAVELNAVTDNPIVFPREALDARASGTDTAAVVSGGNFHGAPLAHRLDSLTAALTDLAAISERRVDRTLNPSVQESHLPPFLSPDSGVRSGYMIPQYTAAALLAECRSEGRPATDSTPVSGGQEDHVSMSATSALATRRTLDRARRVVSVELLCAAQAAEFVDGLNHGVGTGAVYDAVRAVVPPLDEDRPSHGDIDALAALVGEGRLDSVLFDVVDDVE, from the coding sequence GTGACTGACTCCCCTCCTATCTCCCTCGATGGCACCTCGCTCACCGTCGACGAGGTGGCCGCCGTCGCGCGCGACGGGCGACGGGTCGCGGTCACCGAGTCGGCCCGCGAAGCGGTCCGTGCCGGCAGAGAGCGGGTCGAGAGCGTCCTCGACGCCGGCGACGCCGTCTACGGCCTCAACACGGGCTTCGGCGACCTCGTCGACACCCGCATCCCGCCCGACGAAGTCGACGACCTCCAGACGAACTTGATTCGAAGCCACGCCGCCGGCACCGGCCGCGACCTCTCCCGCGAAGAGGTACGCGCGCTCCTCGTCGTGAGGCTCAACACCCTCTTGCGCGGGTACTCCGGCGTCCGCGAGGTGGTCGTCGACCACCTGCTCACGCTCGTGAACCACGCGGTCCACCCGGTCGTTCGCTCCCGCGGGAGTCTCGGCGCGAGCGGCGACCTCGCCCCGCTCGCACACCTCTCGCTCGTCCTGCTCGGCGAAGGTGAAGCCGACGTCGAGGGCGGCTCCGGCACCGAACGCGTCTCGGGCGCGGAGGCGCTCCGCCGCGTCGGCCTCGACCCGCTCACCCTCCGGGCGAAGGAGGGACTCGCGCTCATCAACGGAACGCAACTCACGACGGGCCTCGCGGCGCTCGCCGTCTTCGACGCCGAGCGTCTCCTTCGAGCGGCGGACGCGGCGGGCGCGCTCACCACCGAGGTGACGATGGGGTCGACGGCCGCCTGCGACCCGGCCATCCACGACCTCCGTCCCCACCCTGGCCAGTCCGCGAGCGCGCGGAACGTCAAGCGCCTCACTCGGGACTCGGAAATCGTCGAGTCCCACCGCAACTGCGACCGCGTGCAGGACGCGTACTCCATCCGGTGTCTTCCGCAGGTCCACGGGGCCGCGCGCGATGCGGTCTCACACCTCCGCGAGGCGGTCGCGGTCGAACTGAACGCCGTCACGGACAACCCCATCGTCTTCCCCCGAGAGGCGCTCGACGCGCGTGCTTCGGGAACCGACACGGCGGCGGTCGTCTCCGGCGGCAACTTCCACGGCGCGCCCCTCGCTCACCGTCTCGACTCCCTCACGGCGGCGCTCACGGACCTCGCCGCCATCTCCGAGCGGCGGGTCGACAGGACGCTCAACCCCTCGGTACAGGAGTCACACCTCCCGCCGTTTCTCTCGCCCGACAGCGGGGTCCGCTCGGGCTACATGATCCCGCAGTACACCGCCGCCGCGCTCCTGGCCGAGTGTCGGTCGGAGGGCCGCCCGGCGACGGATTCGACGCCCGTCAGCGGCGGGCAGGAGGACCACGTCAGCATGAGCGCGACGTCGGCCCTGGCGACGAGACGAACGCTCGACCGGGCGCGTCGCGTGGTCAGTGTCGAACTGCTCTGTGCGGCACAGGCGGCCGAGTTCGTCGATGGGTTGAACCACGGCGTCGGGACCGGCGCCGTCTACGACGCCGTCCGCGCCGTGGTACCACCGCTCGACGAGGACCGACCCAGCCACGGCGACATCGACGCGCTCGCGGCGCTCGTCGGAGAGGGACGGCTGGACAGCGTGCTGTTCGACGTCGTCGACGACGTGGAGTGA